The Bacteroidia bacterium genomic interval TCCCATTTGGTTATGGATTCCTGATAGCTGGCCAATGATTCCGGATGGGGAACATTGAGCATATTGATCTGATGTTCGGCACCTTCCTCTTCGATCTGAAAAGAAGCCGCCATATTGAAGATCGGCCTTCCATGCTGAACGGCGACAACCCTTCTGGTCGTAAAACTCCTACCGTCTCGGATGGTATCTACTTCGTACACAATAGGAGCTTTGATGTCTCCGGGAAGAATGAAATAGGCATGCATAGAATGCGCCAATCTGTCTTTCGGAACGGTGCGAGTAGCTGCATTGAGTGCCTGAGCCAATACCTGTCCACCAAAGACTGATCGGCTGCCAATGTCTATGGTATTTCCCCGGAAAATATTCTCTTCAATCTTTTCCAGTTCCAGGGTATTTATCAGAAAATCTAAGGGATTCATAATTGGGTTTGCTGAAGATGAACTAGCCATTTTGATTTTCTTTTGCATGCATGGCTATGGCATAGTACTTCATTTGCTTAAGCATGGCATTGAGGCCATTGGAGCGATTGGGCGAAAGGTGCTCACGAACTCCGATCCTATCCAGAAAAGATAAATCTGCGTCCATAATCTCTTTTGCGCTGTGGTTGCTCAGCACCTTCACCAGCATAGCAATAAGGCCTTTGGTAATGATTGCATCAC includes:
- a CDS encoding SufE family protein, which translates into the protein MSIAELSEELVEEFDFLEDWMDKYTHLIELGRELEPMPDEYKDEEHIVRGCQSKVWLHAEQEGSKVKFLADSDAIITKGLIAMLVKVLSNHSAKEIMDADLSFLDRIGVREHLSPNRSNGLNAMLKQMKYYAIAMHAKENQNG